One Marinibacterium anthonyi genomic region harbors:
- a CDS encoding hypothetical protein (NIPSNAP): MLTCIIRYRIDPTKNAQFRQYARTWGQAIPRNGADLIGYYAPHEGSSTLAFGIYNIDSLAAYEAYRARLADDPLGRENYEFAQREKFILREDRTWVTLASAQTEDQP; the protein is encoded by the coding sequence ATGCTCACCTGCATCATCCGCTACCGCATCGATCCGACGAAAAACGCCCAGTTCCGCCAATACGCCCGCACCTGGGGCCAGGCCATCCCCCGCAACGGGGCGGACCTGATCGGCTACTATGCCCCGCACGAAGGCTCATCGACGCTGGCCTTCGGCATCTACAACATCGACAGCCTCGCCGCCTACGAAGCCTATCGCGCGCGACTGGCCGATGATCCGCTGGGGCGCGAAAATTACGAGTTCGCGCAGCGGGAAAAGTTTATCCTGCGCGAGGACCGGACCTGGGTGACACTCGCCTCGGCCCAAACGGAGGACCAGCCATGA
- a CDS encoding Antibiotic biosynthesis monooxygenase produces MIAIIFEVIPAEGKKDLYLDIAAEMRPLIEDVDGFISVERFQSLTNPEKLLSLSFFRDEAAVEDWRRLAAHRRAQGRGRAGIFADYHLRVAHVPRDYGLTDRAEAPDDSKQVHEA; encoded by the coding sequence ATGATCGCCATCATCTTCGAAGTCATCCCTGCCGAGGGGAAGAAAGACCTCTACCTCGACATCGCCGCCGAAATGCGCCCCCTTATCGAAGACGTCGATGGCTTCATTTCAGTCGAACGGTTCCAGAGTCTGACCAATCCGGAAAAGCTGCTGTCGCTGTCGTTCTTCCGCGACGAGGCAGCGGTGGAGGACTGGCGCCGATTGGCCGCCCACCGTCGCGCCCAGGGCAGGGGCCGCGCCGGCATCTTCGCCGATTACCACCTGCGCGTCGCCCATGTGCCCCGCGACTACGGCCTGACCGACCGCGCCGAAGCCCCCGACGACAGCAAGCAGGTCCACGAAGCCTGA
- the fadH gene encoding 2,4-dienoyl-CoA reductase [NADPH] has product MTELYPHLLQPLDLGFTTLKNRVLMGSMHTGLEETKDWNRVAEFYAERARGGVALMVTGGIGPNLEGSVLPGAAMMVTDEDVANHRIVTDRVHDAGGKIAMQILHAGRYAYSPKCVAPSPVKSPISPFPPAELDEDGIEKQISDIVNAARLARDAGYDGVEIMGSEGYFINQFLVTHTNKRTDRWGGPYENRMRLAIEVVRRTREAVGTDFIIIFRISMIDLVPDGSTHAEVVQLAQEIEKAGATILNTGIGWHEARIPTIATSVPRAAFAWVTRKMMGKVSIPVITSNRINTPEVAEDVLAKGCADMVSLARPMLADPHFVAKAMAGQADRIAPCIACNQACLDHTFGGKLTSCLVNPQACHETELTITPADTPKRIAVVGAGPAGLSTAMTAAQRGHDVTLFEASDRIGGQLNLARQIPGKEEFHGLVHWYETMIAALPIDLRLNTRATPETLQGFDEIIVATGVTPRDPGIPGQDRGNVISYIDLLSGRRTAGKKVAVIGAGGIGFDVAEYLVQDGESPAENLPLWMREWGVGDPETQRGGLAPQGPQPDKPARDVILLQRKAEKHGRRLGKTTGWIHRAALKMKEVQFVGGVTYESIDDTGLHVSFGQAHETPTLIEADTIVLCAGQDPDRSLADALSAAGLAPHVIGGADVAAELDAKRAINQGVRLAASL; this is encoded by the coding sequence ATGACCGAACTGTATCCGCACCTTTTGCAACCGCTCGACCTGGGCTTCACCACGCTGAAGAACCGCGTGCTGATGGGGTCCATGCACACCGGGCTGGAGGAAACGAAGGACTGGAACCGCGTCGCCGAATTCTACGCCGAACGCGCGCGGGGCGGCGTGGCGCTGATGGTGACCGGGGGCATCGGCCCGAACCTCGAAGGCTCCGTCCTGCCCGGTGCCGCGATGATGGTGACCGATGAGGACGTCGCCAACCACCGCATCGTGACCGACCGCGTGCACGACGCGGGCGGCAAGATCGCCATGCAGATCCTGCACGCGGGCCGCTACGCCTATTCGCCCAAATGCGTGGCGCCCTCGCCCGTCAAATCCCCGATCTCGCCCTTCCCGCCGGCCGAACTGGACGAGGACGGGATCGAAAAACAGATCAGCGACATCGTCAACGCCGCCCGGCTGGCCCGCGACGCCGGCTATGACGGGGTCGAGATCATGGGATCCGAGGGCTATTTCATCAACCAGTTCCTCGTCACCCACACCAACAAGCGCACCGACCGCTGGGGCGGACCTTATGAAAACCGCATGCGCCTGGCGATCGAGGTCGTCCGCCGTACCCGCGAAGCCGTCGGCACGGATTTCATCATCATCTTCCGCATCTCGATGATCGACCTGGTGCCCGACGGCTCCACCCATGCCGAGGTCGTCCAGCTGGCGCAGGAGATCGAAAAAGCCGGCGCCACGATCCTGAACACCGGCATCGGCTGGCACGAGGCGCGCATTCCCACCATCGCCACCTCCGTCCCCCGCGCGGCCTTCGCCTGGGTCACGCGGAAGATGATGGGCAAGGTATCCATCCCGGTGATCACCTCGAACCGCATCAACACGCCCGAGGTCGCCGAGGACGTCCTGGCCAAGGGCTGCGCCGACATGGTCTCGCTGGCCCGCCCGATGCTGGCCGATCCGCATTTCGTCGCCAAGGCCATGGCCGGTCAGGCCGACCGCATCGCCCCCTGCATCGCCTGCAACCAGGCCTGCCTGGATCACACCTTCGGCGGCAAGCTGACCTCCTGCCTGGTCAACCCGCAAGCCTGCCACGAGACCGAATTGACGATCACGCCCGCCGACACGCCAAAGCGCATCGCCGTCGTCGGCGCCGGCCCCGCCGGGCTGTCCACAGCCATGACAGCCGCCCAGCGGGGGCATGACGTCACGCTCTTCGAAGCCTCCGACCGGATCGGCGGCCAGCTCAACCTCGCCCGCCAAATTCCGGGCAAGGAGGAATTCCACGGCCTCGTCCATTGGTACGAAACCATGATCGCGGCGCTGCCGATTGACCTGCGGCTGAACACCCGCGCGACACCCGAGACGCTGCAGGGCTTCGACGAGATCATCGTCGCCACCGGCGTCACCCCGCGCGACCCTGGCATCCCGGGGCAGGACAGGGGCAACGTGATCTCCTACATCGACCTGCTGAGCGGGCGACGGACGGCCGGCAAGAAGGTCGCGGTGATCGGCGCCGGCGGCATCGGCTTCGATGTCGCCGAATACCTGGTGCAGGACGGCGAAAGTCCGGCCGAGAACCTGCCGCTCTGGATGCGGGAATGGGGCGTGGGCGACCCCGAGACGCAGCGTGGCGGCCTCGCGCCGCAAGGCCCGCAGCCCGACAAACCCGCCCGCGACGTCATACTGCTGCAGCGCAAGGCGGAAAAGCACGGGCGGCGCCTGGGCAAGACCACCGGCTGGATCCACCGCGCCGCGCTGAAGATGAAGGAAGTGCAATTCGTGGGCGGCGTCACCTACGAGAGCATCGACGACACCGGCCTGCACGTCTCCTTCGGCCAAGCGCACGAGACCCCGACACTGATCGAGGCCGACACCATCGTCCTTTGCGCCGGCCAGGACCCCGACCGGAGCCTCGCCGACGCCCTGAGCGCTGCAGGCCTTGCCCCCCACGTGATCGGGGGCGCCGACGTTGCCGCCGAACTCGACGCCAAGCGCGCCATCAACCAGGGGGTGCGACTGGCGGCCTCCTTGTAA
- the rppH gene encoding RNA pyrophosphohydrolase: MTPEEIAQLPYRPCVGVMLMNADGHVFVGQRIDNDAPAWQMPQGGVDKGEAPEEAALRELWEETGVTGDLVEVVARTEEPVAYDLPHDLVPRIWKGKYRGQEQMWFLLRFLGTDDQVNIATDHPEFSEWRWLPAGELVANIVPFKRAVYQQVVDVFRPYLG, encoded by the coding sequence ATGACCCCCGAAGAGATCGCCCAGCTGCCCTATCGTCCCTGTGTCGGCGTGATGCTGATGAACGCGGACGGTCATGTGTTTGTCGGTCAGCGGATCGACAACGACGCGCCCGCCTGGCAGATGCCGCAGGGCGGTGTCGACAAGGGCGAGGCGCCCGAGGAGGCCGCGCTGCGCGAGCTGTGGGAGGAAACCGGGGTGACCGGGGACCTGGTGGAGGTCGTGGCCCGGACCGAGGAGCCGGTGGCCTATGACCTGCCCCACGACCTGGTGCCGCGGATCTGGAAGGGCAAGTACCGGGGGCAGGAACAGATGTGGTTCCTGTTGCGGTTCCTCGGGACCGACGACCAGGTGAACATCGCGACCGATCATCCGGAGTTTTCCGAATGGCGCTGGCTGCCCGCCGGTGAACTTGTCGCCAATATCGTGCCGTTCAAACGAGCGGTTTACCAGCAGGTGGTAGACGTGTTCCGCCCTTACCTGGGCTGA
- a CDS encoding putative acyl-CoA thioester hydrolase, protein MSGEAQTPLDRGRKLGSHGRQQEEGVLVIRTIAMPADTNPAGDIFGGWLMSQMDLAAGNMAGRVSQGRAATISVEGMQFLRPVKVGDEVTLYATLCKVGRTSMRIHVDAWRRPRYSNKSEPVTAADFVFVALDETGNPRPVFDGE, encoded by the coding sequence ATGAGCGGCGAAGCCCAGACCCCCCTTGATCGCGGGCGCAAGCTCGGGTCCCATGGACGGCAGCAGGAAGAGGGCGTGCTGGTGATCCGCACGATCGCCATGCCGGCGGATACCAACCCGGCGGGGGATATCTTTGGCGGCTGGCTGATGTCGCAGATGGACCTTGCCGCCGGCAACATGGCCGGGCGGGTCAGCCAGGGGCGGGCGGCGACGATTTCGGTCGAGGGGATGCAGTTCCTGCGGCCCGTCAAGGTGGGCGACGAGGTGACGCTGTACGCGACGCTGTGCAAGGTGGGGCGGACATCGATGCGGATCCATGTCGATGCCTGGCGGCGGCCGCGTTATTCCAACAAGTCCGAACCGGTTACGGCCGCGGATTTCGTCTTTGTCGCGCTGGACGAGACGGGCAATCCGCGGCCGGTGTTTGACGGCGAATAG
- the iolC_1 gene encoding 5-dehydro-2-deoxygluconokinase, whose product MTTYDLVGIGNAIVDVISKADDSFLDHMGIEKSIMQLVERDRAEVLYGAMEGRVQTPGGAVANSIAGAGALGLNAAFIGRVRDDSLGEFYAAAMEDDGVSFVNAPVASGELPTSRCMIFVSPDGERSMSTYLGISSELGTDDVPEDVAGNARLMFLEGYLFDKDKGKEAFLKAARACRAGGGKTGIAISDPFCVERHRADFLSLIENEMDFVIGNEAEIRSLYQNDDLDADLNAVAAICPLVVCTRSGDGVTVMSPEGRMDVGVDKITPVDATGAGDQFAAGFLFGMSRGYPMERCVRIGNACAAEVITHMGPRPQIDMKAELTAKGLID is encoded by the coding sequence ATGACCACCTATGACCTGGTCGGCATCGGCAATGCCATCGTCGATGTCATCTCGAAAGCCGATGACAGCTTCCTTGACCACATGGGCATCGAGAAAAGCATCATGCAGCTTGTCGAGCGCGACCGGGCAGAAGTGCTGTACGGTGCCATGGAAGGCCGGGTCCAGACGCCCGGCGGCGCGGTGGCCAATTCGATCGCCGGCGCCGGCGCGCTGGGTCTGAACGCCGCCTTCATCGGCCGGGTGCGCGACGATTCCCTTGGCGAATTCTACGCCGCCGCAATGGAAGACGACGGCGTCAGCTTCGTGAACGCGCCCGTCGCCAGCGGCGAACTCCCGACCTCGCGCTGCATGATCTTCGTTTCGCCCGACGGCGAACGATCGATGAGCACCTACCTGGGCATCTCCTCGGAACTGGGCACCGACGACGTGCCCGAAGACGTGGCGGGCAACGCCAGGCTGATGTTCCTCGAAGGCTATCTCTTCGACAAGGACAAGGGCAAGGAAGCCTTCCTGAAAGCCGCCCGCGCCTGCCGCGCCGGTGGCGGCAAGACCGGCATCGCGATTTCCGATCCGTTCTGCGTGGAACGTCACCGCGCCGACTTCCTGTCGCTGATCGAGAACGAGATGGACTTCGTCATCGGCAACGAGGCCGAGATCCGCTCGCTTTACCAGAACGACGACCTGGATGCCGACCTGAACGCGGTTGCCGCGATCTGTCCGCTGGTGGTCTGCACCCGGTCGGGCGACGGCGTCACCGTGATGTCGCCCGAAGGCCGGATGGACGTGGGCGTGGACAAGATCACGCCCGTCGACGCGACCGGCGCCGGCGACCAGTTCGCGGCCGGTTTCCTGTTCGGCATGTCCAGGGGCTATCCGATGGAACGCTGCGTGCGGATCGGCAACGCCTGCGCGGCCGAGGTCATCACCCACATGGGCCCGCGCCCGCAGATCGACATGAAGGCGGAACTGACCGCCAAGGGCCTGATCGACTGA
- the nth gene encoding Endonuclease III has product MAKQLDYHTIHEIFTRFHAADPEPKGELDHVNAYTLVVAVALSAQATDAGVNRATRELFKIADTPQKMLDLGEEALIQHIKTIGLYRNKARNVMKLSRILVDQYGGEVPSSRAALQSLPGVGRKTANVVLNMWWHYPAQAVDTHIFRVGNRTGIAPGKDVDTVERAIEDNIPAEFQLHAHHWLILHGRYHCKARKPMCPTCIIKDLCPYEEKAQ; this is encoded by the coding sequence ATGGCAAAACAGCTCGATTATCACACGATCCACGAGATCTTTACCCGCTTCCACGCGGCGGACCCCGAACCCAAGGGGGAGCTGGACCATGTCAACGCCTATACCCTGGTGGTCGCTGTCGCGCTGTCGGCGCAGGCGACAGATGCAGGCGTCAACCGGGCCACGCGCGAGCTGTTCAAGATCGCCGACACCCCGCAGAAGATGCTGGACCTGGGCGAAGAGGCCCTGATCCAGCACATCAAGACGATCGGGCTGTATCGCAACAAGGCCAGGAACGTCATGAAGCTCTCGCGGATCCTGGTCGATCAGTACGGCGGCGAGGTTCCGTCGTCGCGCGCGGCGCTGCAATCGCTGCCCGGCGTGGGCCGCAAGACGGCCAACGTGGTGCTGAACATGTGGTGGCATTACCCGGCGCAGGCGGTCGACACCCATATCTTCCGCGTGGGCAACCGCACCGGCATCGCGCCGGGCAAGGATGTCGACACCGTCGAACGCGCCATCGAAGACAATATCCCGGCCGAATTCCAGCTGCATGCCCATCACTGGCTGATCCTGCACGGCCGCTATCACTGCAAGGCGCGCAAACCCATGTGCCCGACCTGCATCATCAAAGATCTCTGCCCCTACGAGGAGAAAGCCCAATGA
- the ada gene encoding Regulatory protein of adaptative response encodes MSRMDQDFDAQSGYHFNVMRRAIDLIDAGGPGLTLEDLAAQMNMSPAHFQRLFSRWAGVSPKRFQQYLALGHAKALLSDRFTTLETSHAVGLSGGGRLYDLFLRWEAMSPGDFARGGEGLTIFWGWFDSPFGPALVMGTDKGICGIGFAGETSAQDTMTDLVGRWPRAEFVEDPVRLRPWALAAFGANPELSEAPLFLIGAPFQIKVWEALLSIPSGQVTTYSEIARVIGRPKAVRAVGTAVGRNPISWLIPCHRALRKSGGLGGYHWGLPVKRAMLAFETARADAGGSSPVRA; translated from the coding sequence ATGAGCAGGATGGACCAGGATTTCGACGCCCAGTCGGGCTATCATTTCAACGTCATGCGCCGGGCGATCGACCTGATCGACGCGGGCGGCCCCGGCCTGACCCTGGAAGATCTGGCGGCCCAGATGAACATGAGCCCCGCGCATTTCCAGCGCCTGTTTTCCCGCTGGGCGGGGGTGTCGCCCAAGCGGTTCCAGCAATACCTGGCGCTTGGCCATGCCAAGGCGCTGCTGTCGGACCGGTTCACCACGCTTGAAACCAGCCATGCCGTGGGGCTTTCGGGGGGCGGGCGGCTTTACGACCTGTTCCTGCGCTGGGAGGCCATGAGCCCCGGCGATTTCGCCAGGGGCGGCGAGGGGCTGACGATCTTCTGGGGCTGGTTCGACAGCCCCTTTGGCCCGGCTCTGGTCATGGGCACCGACAAGGGGATCTGCGGCATCGGCTTTGCCGGGGAAACCAGCGCTCAGGACACGATGACCGACCTGGTCGGCCGCTGGCCAAGGGCGGAGTTCGTCGAGGACCCGGTGCGCCTGCGCCCCTGGGCGCTGGCCGCCTTCGGCGCCAACCCGGAATTGTCCGAGGCGCCGCTTTTCCTGATCGGCGCGCCCTTCCAGATCAAGGTGTGGGAGGCGCTGCTGTCGATCCCGTCGGGACAGGTCACGACCTATTCCGAAATCGCCCGGGTGATCGGGCGGCCCAAGGCCGTGCGCGCGGTGGGCACGGCGGTGGGGCGCAACCCGATCAGCTGGCTGATCCCCTGCCATCGCGCCCTGCGCAAGTCCGGGGGGCTGGGCGGCTATCACTGGGGGCTGCCGGTCAAGCGGGCGATGCTGGCTTTCGAAACGGCCAGGGCAGACGCCGGGGGCTCTTCTCCCGTCCGGGCCTGA
- a CDS encoding HTH domain protein, whose product MRKSTRLFELIQILRAARRPVTADELGERLGVSARTIYRDIAALQAMRTPIEGEAGLGYVMRRGYDLPPLNFDQDEIEALRVGLAMLSRTGDSALVQAAGRIGKKIDALQDPVDWLKVSAPGAPLDDPELGCVPKSLLRTAIREERKIEITYRDETGAETRRILRPVALLYYQDCVVLAAWCELRAGFRCFRTDRIWAYCLLDDRFVGEGPALRRLWEDSDTSFVPFAAAL is encoded by the coding sequence ATGCGCAAATCCACCCGCCTGTTCGAGCTGATCCAGATCCTGCGCGCCGCGCGGCGGCCGGTCACGGCCGACGAGCTGGGCGAGCGGCTGGGCGTGTCGGCGCGCACCATCTACCGTGACATCGCCGCCCTGCAGGCCATGCGCACCCCGATCGAGGGCGAGGCCGGGCTGGGCTATGTCATGCGCCGGGGGTACGACCTGCCGCCGCTGAACTTCGACCAGGACGAGATCGAGGCGCTGCGCGTGGGCCTGGCGATGCTGTCGCGGACGGGGGACAGCGCCCTGGTGCAGGCGGCGGGACGGATCGGCAAGAAGATCGACGCGCTTCAGGATCCGGTCGACTGGCTCAAGGTTTCGGCCCCCGGCGCGCCGCTGGATGACCCCGAACTGGGCTGTGTGCCCAAAAGCCTGCTGCGCACGGCGATCCGCGAAGAGCGCAAGATCGAGATCACCTATCGCGACGAGACCGGCGCCGAAACCCGGCGCATCCTGCGACCCGTGGCGCTGCTGTATTACCAGGACTGTGTCGTGCTGGCGGCCTGGTGCGAATTGCGCGCCGGTTTCCGCTGTTTCCGCACCGACCGGATCTGGGCCTATTGCCTGCTGGACGACCGCTTTGTCGGCGAGGGTCCGGCGCTGCGCCGCCTGTGGGAAGACAGCGACACCTCCTTCGTGCCCTTCGCGGCGGCGCTTTAG
- the yiaD gene encoding Inner membrane lipoprotein YiaD precursor, which translates to MTKSPAPAARSLFPRATLALPLIGVLALGACTNPAALDPNTDPNKNTKSGAVAGALAGAGLAVITGGGSVVKNAAIGAAAGGIVGAGVGSILDQQAAELRQSLANDGITVVNNGNQLVVTLPQDITFDTGKYDIKPSLQSELAKVAANFVKYKNSNLQVVGHTDNVGEADYNQKLSEQRAGAVSAALINGGVAPNRISVTGRGENQPIASNLTPEGRAQNRRVEIYVLPK; encoded by the coding sequence ATGACCAAGTCCCCGGCCCCCGCCGCCAGATCCCTGTTTCCCAGAGCCACCCTTGCGCTGCCGCTGATCGGTGTGCTGGCGCTTGGCGCCTGCACGAACCCGGCGGCGCTGGATCCCAACACGGATCCCAACAAGAACACCAAGTCCGGCGCGGTCGCCGGGGCGCTTGCGGGCGCCGGGCTGGCCGTGATCACCGGGGGCGGCAGCGTCGTGAAGAACGCGGCCATCGGTGCCGCTGCCGGCGGGATCGTCGGGGCCGGTGTGGGCAGCATTCTGGACCAGCAGGCAGCCGAGCTGCGCCAGTCGCTGGCCAATGACGGGATCACCGTGGTCAACAACGGCAACCAGCTGGTCGTGACCCTGCCGCAGGACATCACCTTTGACACCGGCAAGTACGACATCAAGCCGTCGCTGCAATCCGAACTGGCCAAGGTCGCCGCGAATTTCGTGAAGTACAAGAATTCGAACCTGCAGGTCGTCGGCCACACGGACAACGTGGGCGAGGCCGACTATAACCAGAAGCTTTCGGAACAGCGCGCGGGCGCGGTGTCGGCGGCGCTGATCAACGGCGGCGTCGCGCCGAACCGGATCTCGGTCACCGGGCGCGGGGAAAACCAGCCGATCGCCTCGAACCTCACCCCCGAAGGTCGCGCGCAGAACCGGCGGGTCGAGATCTACGTTCTGCCCAAGTGA
- the azr_1 gene encoding FMN-dependent NADPH-azoreductase → MSEGLLLGISGSLRAGSVNRKLIREAARLYAPTRFVEADIDFPLYDGDVESADGVPAKVQTLVDLIAEAEAIVISTPEYNKGPSGVLKNALDWVSRVKPVRWQNKPVAVMSAAGGRAGGERAQLILRTFMVPFRARVLAGPEMHLAGADKQFDENGRITSGLYLETLQELMDGLHGEVTR, encoded by the coding sequence GTGAGCGAAGGGTTACTTCTTGGAATTTCGGGCTCGTTAAGGGCCGGATCCGTCAATCGCAAGCTGATACGTGAAGCCGCCCGGCTTTACGCGCCCACGCGGTTCGTCGAGGCCGACATCGACTTTCCGCTGTATGACGGCGATGTCGAAAGCGCCGATGGCGTGCCCGCCAAGGTGCAGACCCTCGTCGACCTGATCGCCGAGGCCGAGGCGATCGTGATCTCGACCCCCGAATACAACAAGGGCCCGTCCGGCGTGCTGAAGAACGCGCTGGACTGGGTCAGCCGGGTCAAGCCGGTGCGCTGGCAGAACAAGCCGGTGGCGGTGATGTCGGCGGCCGGGGGGCGCGCGGGGGGCGAACGCGCGCAGCTGATCCTGCGGACCTTCATGGTGCCGTTCCGCGCGCGGGTGCTGGCGGGGCCCGAGATGCACCTGGCCGGCGCCGACAAGCAGTTCGACGAGAACGGGCGGATCACCTCCGGGCTGTACCTGGAAACCCTGCAGGAACTGATGGACGGCCTGCATGGCGAGGTGACGCGCTGA
- a CDS encoding Virulence protein — protein MPSLTALDHLVLTVADIDATLAFYTDILGMTATTFTPADGTTRHALAFGQQKINLHRTGAEFDPKASHPAPGSADLCFLTQTPLPDWQDHLAARDVDILEGPVRRSGAAGPILSLYIRDPDGNLIEISTPA, from the coding sequence ATGCCCAGCCTGACCGCCCTCGACCATCTCGTGCTGACCGTCGCGGACATCGACGCGACGCTGGCCTTCTACACCGACATCCTCGGCATGACGGCAACCACCTTCACGCCCGCCGACGGCACCACGCGCCATGCGCTGGCCTTCGGGCAGCAGAAGATCAACCTGCACCGCACGGGGGCCGAATTCGACCCCAAGGCCAGCCACCCCGCGCCCGGTTCCGCCGACCTGTGCTTTCTGACGCAGACCCCCCTGCCCGACTGGCAAGACCACCTGGCCGCCCGCGATGTCGATATCCTCGAAGGCCCGGTCCGCCGCAGCGGGGCCGCCGGGCCGATCTTGTCGCTTTACATCCGCGACCCGGACGGCAACCTGATCGAAATCAGCACGCCCGCCTGA